One Anopheles marshallii chromosome 3, idAnoMarsDA_429_01, whole genome shotgun sequence genomic region harbors:
- the LOC128714218 gene encoding brachyurin-like produces MKTFVLLVALFAVASAEWIDIDWSKVRPIEEFDHYWERLPPEMQIYRKMLPTQRIVNGQEATPGQFPYQIALLSTFPTGTGLCGGSVLTNNFILSAAHCVISSGTTLASGGTAIIGAHDRTIQEPSQQRIAFTAAGIIPHPGYTSTNLRNDIAVVRLNSPIVYTNRIQPTRLPGRSDTRQFGGMIGTVSGFGRTTDTGSTSPVIRYTSNPVMTNADCNVHWSTTQVQAQNVCQTTDGGRSSCNGDSGGPLTVQDGGRSLQIGLVSFGSAASGCSGPMPKVFVRVSFFLDWIQANSDFVAAP; encoded by the coding sequence ATGAAAACCTTCGTGCTTCTTGTTGCGCTGTTCGCCGTCGCTAGCGCCGAATGGATCGATATCGATTGGTCCAAGGTGCGCCCGATCGAGGAATTCGATCACTACTGGGAACGTCTGCCACCTGAAATGCAGATCTACCGCAAGATGCTACCTACCCAACGTATCGTCAATGGACAGGAGGCTACACCCGGTCAGTTCCCGTACCAGATTGCCTTGTTGAGCACCTTCCCCACCGGAACCGGACTGTGCGGAGGTTCCGTACTTACCAACAACTTCATCCTGTCCGCTGCCCATTGTGTCATCTCCAGTGGTACGACTCTAGCTTCCGGTGGTACTGCCATTATCGGTGCTCATGATCGCACCATTCAGGAACCGTCCCAGCAGCGCATTGCGTTTACGGCCGCCGGTATCATTCCTCATCCGGGTTATACCTCAACCAACCTCCGCAATGATATTGCCGTCGTACGCCTGAACTCTCCGATCGTTTATACCAATCGCATCCAGCCTACTCGTCTTCCAGGACGCTCGGATACTCGTCAGTTCGGAGGCATGATAGGAACCGTATCCGGATTCGGACGTACCACGGATACTGGTTCGACTTCGCCGGTTATTAGATATACCAGCAACCCGGTCATGACCAATGCTGATTGTAACGTACATTGGAGCACTACCCAGGTTCAGGCGCAGAATGTATGCCAGACCACAGACGGTGGTCGTTCATCGTGCAACGGTGACTCCGGTGGCCCACTAACCGTTCAGGATGGTGGAAGAAGTCTTCAGATTGGTCTAGTGTCGTTCGGatctgctgcttctggctgctcGGGCCCAATGCCAAAGGTGTTCGTTCGTGTTTCGTTCTTCCTAGACTGGATCCAGGCCAACTCTGACTTCGTTGCTGCTCcttaa